The DNA region ATGTCGCTTATATCAATACCGACGACATGTTAGGGAGCTCCTCCGCTCTTAAGCATTGGGATGCTTTTTACAATCACATGACAACAGAAAAAGGCCTTGCCAAAAAAGTCAGCTTAGAAGCCGTCAGTCGCGGTGGCCTCTTTGCCTATCGTTGGGCAGCTCAAAACCCAGAAAAAGTCGCGTCTATTTACGCCGAAGTTCCCGTCTGCGATTTCAAGAGCTGGCCCGGAGGTAAAGGCAAGGGTGTGGGCAATAGCAAAGCCTGGCAAAATGTTTCAAAGCAATACCAAATCACTGAAGAGCAAGCTCTACAATACAAACAAAATCCCATTGATGTACTTGCGCCCATCGCAAAAGAAAAGATCCCCCTACTCCACCTCATCAGCCTCAATGATCAAGTGGTTCCCTCTGAAGAAAACACATTTATACTCGCAGAACGTTACAAGAAACTTGGCGGAAGTATTGAAATCATTGAAGTCAAAAATGGCCCACGTGCAAAAGGTCATCACTTTGATCACCCCGATCCACAGCGCGTTGCTGATTTTATATTAAGGAACACAAATAAAGCTTCACAACTATCAACTATTAGCCCCATCCCTTCAAAACTCAAAAAGTTCATGCCCAAGCGCCATAATGCGAAACTGGCAGAAGCCAAAAATCGTCAGATTGATTTGGTGATGATTGGCGATTCCATCACCCACAATTGGGAATCGGAAAAGAATTACGAACAAACTTTTTCTGGGCTCAATATGCTCAACTTGGGTTTTGCGGGCGATCGTACCCAGAATGTACTTTGGCGCATTCAACATGGAGCATTGGATAATATTGAGCCCAAACTCGTCACCCTAATGATTGGCACCAATCACATGCACAATCCCAAAAAGGGTTATAGCCCCGATTCTAACGAAGATATTTTCACTGGTATTCAAGAAATCATCAAAGAAATTCGTACGCGCTTACCCAATTCAAAAATCATCGTTTTTTCCGTTTTTCCCCGGCGGGCACCAGAAAATGAACGCGTTAAAGCCCTCAATCAACTCATCCCTCAAATCGCTGATAATGAAATGATTTTCCATCGCGATATCAGTAAAATTTTTCTCGATTCAAAGGGCTCTATCAATAAAACCCTTTATTCACGCGATGGTTTGCACTTGAATAGCAAAGGCTATGACGGTTGGGCAAAAGCCTTAAAGCCAATCCTGACTGAATTCTCTGACAATTCTCAACCAAAGATTCAGCGTCCTAAGGTGAAAAAACTAGCAATCTAAATGACACAGGAGTAAAGTTCATCATATGTTTTTAAACTTCATAGGCACAAAAAATCGCATGAAAGAATCCAATAATACTCGTCACACACTTTTGCACAAATTGCAGCACTCTGAGGGTGATGAGTATTGGGAAGAGTTTGTCAATTCATACGAAGGCTACATCTATCTCGTTATTCGCAATATGGGCATTAATCCGAGTACTTGTGAAGACCTTTTGCAGGACGTCCTACTTAAGCTCTGGAAATCACTTTCCGATTTTAAATATGAAAGAGAAAAATGCCGTTTCCGTACTTGGCTATGCGTCATTATTCGCAACACAGTTTATAACTACGTTCAATCCAAAGCCGCGCGCAACAAGCAGCAGGATGTCAATTTTGAACAAGTTGCCGAATCCATCAAACTCATTACTCAACCTGAGATCGATAAGATCGCCGAAGTCGAATGGAAGAGTTTCCTCTCCAATAAAGCTTGGGAGAGTATTAAAGATGACTTTTCTCCCAAAGCCGTGCAGGTTTTTGAGGCCTCACTCGATGAAGATGATAATAAAGTCCTTTCCGAGAAGTTTGGTATTACCCCCAATGTCGTCCGCGTTTATAAATCTCGCATTCGCAATGTCTTGCTCAAAGAAATCACGCGCCTCAACTTTGAGTTAGGTGGATAAGTTCAAGCATGGCTGAAAAACGCAAAGAAGAAGGCTACAGCAAAAAGCTCGCTCACTTTTGTGACGAAGTTTCCAATTTCTCCGAAACTCCCATCATCGATAATATCAAGGACTGCTTCGAACGCTACAGCGAGCTCGACTTCCTCAATGAGGGGGGTGCTAAAGTCATCTATCGTTGCCTCGACAACTACACTGGTCGTGAAGTCGCCATGGCCAAACTCAAAGACAATTCAATCCCCACTCGAAAAGAACGCTTCCTGCAAGAAGCCCAGTTAACTTCCTCTCTGCAGCACCCCAATATTGTTCCCGTCTACGACCTCGGGCTTGAGGATGAACTTCCTTGGTTCACCATGAAATTTATTTCTGGGCGCTCGCTCTACGAAATCCTTGAAGAAGATAAGAAGAATCAACTTTCCCCCAACGATAAACTCAGTCGCAACCTCGATTACTTTCTCAAAGTTTGCGATGCGATCGCTTATGCGCACTCCAAAGGGGTCTTGCACTTGGACCTCAAGCCTGACAATATTCAGATCGGCAATTATGGTGACTTGGTTGTTTGTGATTGGGGTTTAGCCAATATTTTGGCTGAGAACTGCGATGAAAACATGTTGCAGTTTTACTCATTTAATCCCTTTGATAAAGAGTCTGTTACCATTGATGGCATGATAAAAGGTTCGCCAGGTTACATGGCACCCGAACAGGCTTCCTATAAAAAAGCAAAAAAGAGTGAGGCTACCGATATCTTTGCCCTCGGAGCCATTCTCTATACAATTTTGTGCTACGAAAAACCTTTCAAAGGGCCTGACCTTAATCAGGTCCTGTCCAATACTTGTGAAGGTCTTTACCCTACTGCCAGGAAACTAAACCCCGCAAGTCCTGAAGCTCTAGAAGCCATTTGCCGTAAAGCCATGGCAGTGAAGCCTGAGGATCGTTATAGCTCTGTACTCGAGCTACAAAAGGAAGTTCTCAGTTATCGCGAAGGTTTTGCGACTAACGCAGAAAATGCCGGAATAATCAAGCTATTAAACTTATGGATTAAGCGCAATAAAATCGTCAGTGCCCTCGGAGGCTTTTCCGCCCTACTCATCATTATTTTCACTGTTATCTACTTCGAGAAAATTAATCTCGAAAAAGAAAATGCTCGCCAACAAGCTGAGAACTCACTTCAGCTCGCAGAAAAAATGCGTCTTGAAAAAGATTATGCGATTAAGATTAACAAAAAGGCTGCTCCACGTTTTTTTGAGCGAGCTCAATTGGCTTATTCCACTTTTAATATCGATGACGCCGTTAACTTTTGCGGCAGTGCCGTTGAACTCAATCCTGAACTGACTGAGGCCTGGCACCTAAAAGCCGAGCTTCACTTCATCAAAGAGGAGTTTAACCAGGCCCTTGCAGCTCTAGTTCATACAAAGCAGAATAGCGCCTTGCTTAAAATCTGTGATGAGTTCCGCGAAGTTAAAAATGATGACTCCATAAAATTGGATCCCACTGACCGACTCATTTTAATTAAAAGACTTCGTGAATTGAAATTAAACCCTCTATCTATTCGCTACATTCACTACAAGGCCAATTCCACTATGGAACTTGATGAGCGCATTGACTTTGCCTATCAGACGACACTCATCATGAATAATCTCAAACGTATGAATTTCTCTTATAATAAGGAAACACGCCTATTAAGTCTCTCTAACAACAAGTCATTAAAAACCGCTCTTGCCTTTCAAAATTTCCCTGCAAAAAGCACCGATTTATCCCATAGCTCTATTAGTGATTTTACCTCAATCACTAGTCAAAAGCTGCATAGTTTAAACATAAGTTCTACAAGTATTTCAAGTTTAAGGCACCTTACTGGACATCTAAATTTACTGCGTGAACTCAAGCTTTCCGACACCGCTATTCGCAGTCTGCTCCCCATTAGAAATAGCCAAATTGAATCACTAGATATCAGCTGGACCGATATCAACACACTTCAACATTTGGATAGCTTAGCTAATCTAAAAAAAATCACTATTCATGCGGGCCAGTTTAAAAAGGGGGAGCTCAAGAAACTCCAATCCCTTTACGAAGTCACCATAAAAGAAAAAAAGAACTAAAAATTACCTTTTGTCGTTGCGATCACCGCAAACACCCTGTTTCACTCTGCAGAATCAATTAATAAACGAGAGCAACTATGAAACTCAATTTAAGAAAAGCTGTTCAAAATATCTTGCTTGCAGGACTCTTTTTGGCCCCTGCTTTTGCACTCATCGCAAAAGACAAAACAAAAATCCTCTTCATTGCTGGCGACACCAAACACCGCCACGGTATTCATGAATTTAAAGCAGGGTCAATGCTCTTAGCCGATGCTCTCAACAAGAGTGGCCTCAATATTGATGCCAAAGTTCAGTGGTATGGATGGCCGCAAGACGAAAGTATTTTTGAAGGTGTTGATGCCTGTGTCATTTACGCCGATGGCGGCGGAAACTTCGGAGAGAAATATGCCGTGCTTGACGAGAATGTTAAAAAAGGCATGGGCATCATGTTTATGCATTACGGAGTTCACCCCACAAAAGAAGTTGGCGAAAAATATTATAAGCCTTGGATTGGCGGTTATTATGACGACGCATTTTCCGTTAACCCTTCTTGGATTGCCGATCTTAAAATCAACAAAGACCACCCTGCTTCTAGAGGCTTAGACAAACCGGTAAAAGTTTACGACGAACTCTACTGGAATATGAACATGAAACACGACTGTGACGAATGTTCAAACATCGCCTCGGCCGTTCCTACAAAGAAAAACATGGTGCGCTACGGCAGCTCAAAATTTTGGAATAAAAGTGCTTATGATAAGTTGGGAACTGAGCAGCCCATCATTTACTGTCGCAATCCCAAAGACGGCTCTGCTCGCGGTGCTGGATTTGTGGGCGGTCACTACCATAATAACTGGGCCATCGATGACTATAGAAAACTCGTTCTCAACACAATTGCGTGGGTCGCAAAAGTAGATGTTCCAAAATCGGGTGTCCCTTCACAAAAAGTGACCAAAGCTATGCTCAATACCAATCTCAATCGCCCCGATGAGCCGACTCAAATTGAACTCCCCACTGCGGATCTACTTACACAAGCTCCCGGCAAAGTTCCCGAACTCGGAGCCGATGGTCGCGCCATTCAAAAAAAGCGTAAGCCTAAAAAGAAACCCACACCCAAAAAGCCTCAGGCTAATACAACTCAGCCTGCTAAAAAATCAGTGGCAAAAGCTCCTGTCGCGAAATCTCCGCAGGCTAAAAAACCCGTAACAAGCCAAAAAAAAACGGCTAAAAAACCCGTAAGAAAAGGTCCACCGACTCCCTCATGGCCTCCAACAGCTCCCGAAAAAGTTAATCTCAAGTACTTCTCCGTCCCTGACGAAAACCTCGAAACAACTGTATGGGCAAGTACGCCCCAACTCTATAATCCAACAAACATGGATATCGACCACAAGGGGCGCATCTGGGTTACTGAAGCCGTCAACTACCGCAAACAACGTGAACAACGCCGTAAAGAAGGTGATCGCATCGTCGTTCTCACCGACTCCAATGGCGATGGCAAAGCTGATAAGTCACAAGTTTTTGATCAAGACCCCAACCTCGCTGCACCGCTCGGCATTGCGGTTTTTGATAATAAGATCATCGTTTCTCAACCACCAGAACTGATTATTTATACTGACGTTGATCGCAACCTTAAATTCGATCCCAAAATCGATAAGAAACAAGCCCTACTCACGGGCTTTAACGGACGTCAGCACGACCACTCCTTGCACTCACTCACGGCCGGTCCCGATGGTAAGTTTTACTTCAATAGTGGTAACTGTGGCGCAATCTTTACGGATAAGACGGGTAAAACTTTCCGTATGAACACCAACTATCGCGGTGGTGCTCCAGAAGAATACTTTTATACTCCGACTCACGAACTCAAGGGTGCTAAAAGTGATGATGGTTTTGTGTGGTCATCTGGCTTTACTGTGCGTATGGACCCCGATGGTTCCAACGTCGAAATCGTTGGTCATGGTTACCGCAATTCCTATGAGCAAACACTCAGTTCATTTGGTGACATGTTCCAAAGTGATAACGACGATTACTCGAGCTGCCGTAATTCCTATGTCCTAGAGTATGGTTCTGCGGGTTACTATTCACTCGATGGTCAATACAAATGGCAGCCTGAGCGTCGTGCCGGTCAATCCGTTCCAAAAGCTCACTGGAGACAAGATAATCCCGGAACCTTTGATGCTGGCGATGTCTATGGTTCAGGTGGTCCCTCTGGTGTGGCCTTCTATGAAAATGGCGCGCTCGGCAAAAAATGGGAAGGCATGTACCTTTCATCAGCCACTTCCAGAAATACTGTTCTCGGCTACTTTCCAAAAGAAGCAGGCGCGACTTTTGAACTCAATCGCTTTAACTTTTTCACAACGAATAAGAATCCAAATCAGTCTGAGAGTGCAGAAGAAACGGAAAAACGCCTCTACTTCCGTCCATCTGATGTCTGCGTTGGTCCCGATGGCGCCCTCTATGTTGCCGATTGGTATGACCCAGGAACAGGCGGTCACAACTCAATTGATAATTCTTGCTCAGGCACCATTTACCGAATTGCTCCCAAAAACTTCAAGTCTGTCGTGCCAAAAATTGACCTCACTACGATTAAGGGTCAGATTGATGTCCTCAAAAATCCTTCCCCCAATGTGCGTTATCTCGGTTTTGAAGCTTTGAAAAAATCCGGTGGAAAATCTTCTGGCCAACTCATTCAACTTCTCGATCACCCCAATAAATTTGTCGCGGCGCGTGCCATTTGGCTTCTGCCTCACGCAGGTAAAAAAGGCATGGCAAAATGTCTCGAACTACTCGATAGCCCCAAGGCCAATCACCGTCTCATTGCCTACCGTGCTCTACGTCGCGCCAATGCAAATATGCTTCCCTTCGCAAAAAAGCTTTCACAAGATCCCAATACAGCTGTTCGTCGTGATGTGGCACTCTCCCTGCGTCATTATTCTGCCAAAGAGACTGCGCCTCTATTTATTGACCTCGTCAAAGCAATCAAAGGCTACGATAAAAACTATGTCGAAGCTATTGGCCTCGGTGCAGGAAATAAAGAGAATGAAGTTTGGCAAGCCCTCAAGAAGGAATTTGCTTCGAATGGTCCCCTTGCGTGGAATCAAGCCTTTGCTCGCATCACTTGGCGCTTAGGCCCCTCCGATGCGATCGAGGACCTACGCCTCCGTGCTTCGAGTGACTCACTCACAAAAGAGCAACGTCTCTTTGCAGTGGAGTCCCTGAGTTTCATCAAGGATAAAAAATCAGCTCTCGCCCTAGTGCAAATTGCCAAGACACAAAAAGAAATCAGTAAGGAAACCAGTGACTGGATTTTCAAACGCGCTACTTCTGATTGGGCTGACCTCGATATTGCAGCTGAAATCAAAAACATCTACGATCCCGAAGCGATCAAAGTTCAAGGTATCACCGTAGCTGCAGAGAAGACTCCCAGTAAACTCAAAGTTCCTGCAATCTCTCAACTTCAA from Lentisphaera araneosa HTCC2155 includes:
- a CDS encoding GDSL-type esterase/lipase family protein — its product is MRKTFTLFIILLSLFANLNAKSKKNPWQDYKRIDLKVDGRDAFIIQPKESAPHKPWVWRARFPTYHPEVDLILLSKGFHVAYINTDDMLGSSSALKHWDAFYNHMTTEKGLAKKVSLEAVSRGGLFAYRWAAQNPEKVASIYAEVPVCDFKSWPGGKGKGVGNSKAWQNVSKQYQITEEQALQYKQNPIDVLAPIAKEKIPLLHLISLNDQVVPSEENTFILAERYKKLGGSIEIIEVKNGPRAKGHHFDHPDPQRVADFILRNTNKASQLSTISPIPSKLKKFMPKRHNAKLAEAKNRQIDLVMIGDSITHNWESEKNYEQTFSGLNMLNLGFAGDRTQNVLWRIQHGALDNIEPKLVTLMIGTNHMHNPKKGYSPDSNEDIFTGIQEIIKEIRTRLPNSKIIVFSVFPRRAPENERVKALNQLIPQIADNEMIFHRDISKIFLDSKGSINKTLYSRDGLHLNSKGYDGWAKALKPILTEFSDNSQPKIQRPKVKKLAI
- a CDS encoding RNA polymerase sigma factor is translated as MFLNFIGTKNRMKESNNTRHTLLHKLQHSEGDEYWEEFVNSYEGYIYLVIRNMGINPSTCEDLLQDVLLKLWKSLSDFKYEREKCRFRTWLCVIIRNTVYNYVQSKAARNKQQDVNFEQVAESIKLITQPEIDKIAEVEWKSFLSNKAWESIKDDFSPKAVQVFEASLDEDDNKVLSEKFGITPNVVRVYKSRIRNVLLKEITRLNFELGG
- a CDS encoding serine/threonine-protein kinase — encoded protein: MAEKRKEEGYSKKLAHFCDEVSNFSETPIIDNIKDCFERYSELDFLNEGGAKVIYRCLDNYTGREVAMAKLKDNSIPTRKERFLQEAQLTSSLQHPNIVPVYDLGLEDELPWFTMKFISGRSLYEILEEDKKNQLSPNDKLSRNLDYFLKVCDAIAYAHSKGVLHLDLKPDNIQIGNYGDLVVCDWGLANILAENCDENMLQFYSFNPFDKESVTIDGMIKGSPGYMAPEQASYKKAKKSEATDIFALGAILYTILCYEKPFKGPDLNQVLSNTCEGLYPTARKLNPASPEALEAICRKAMAVKPEDRYSSVLELQKEVLSYREGFATNAENAGIIKLLNLWIKRNKIVSALGGFSALLIIIFTVIYFEKINLEKENARQQAENSLQLAEKMRLEKDYAIKINKKAAPRFFERAQLAYSTFNIDDAVNFCGSAVELNPELTEAWHLKAELHFIKEEFNQALAALVHTKQNSALLKICDEFREVKNDDSIKLDPTDRLILIKRLRELKLNPLSIRYIHYKANSTMELDERIDFAYQTTLIMNNLKRMNFSYNKETRLLSLSNNKSLKTALAFQNFPAKSTDLSHSSISDFTSITSQKLHSLNISSTSISSLRHLTGHLNLLRELKLSDTAIRSLLPIRNSQIESLDISWTDINTLQHLDSLANLKKITIHAGQFKKGELKKLQSLYEVTIKEKKN
- a CDS encoding PVC-type heme-binding CxxCH protein, coding for MKLNLRKAVQNILLAGLFLAPAFALIAKDKTKILFIAGDTKHRHGIHEFKAGSMLLADALNKSGLNIDAKVQWYGWPQDESIFEGVDACVIYADGGGNFGEKYAVLDENVKKGMGIMFMHYGVHPTKEVGEKYYKPWIGGYYDDAFSVNPSWIADLKINKDHPASRGLDKPVKVYDELYWNMNMKHDCDECSNIASAVPTKKNMVRYGSSKFWNKSAYDKLGTEQPIIYCRNPKDGSARGAGFVGGHYHNNWAIDDYRKLVLNTIAWVAKVDVPKSGVPSQKVTKAMLNTNLNRPDEPTQIELPTADLLTQAPGKVPELGADGRAIQKKRKPKKKPTPKKPQANTTQPAKKSVAKAPVAKSPQAKKPVTSQKKTAKKPVRKGPPTPSWPPTAPEKVNLKYFSVPDENLETTVWASTPQLYNPTNMDIDHKGRIWVTEAVNYRKQREQRRKEGDRIVVLTDSNGDGKADKSQVFDQDPNLAAPLGIAVFDNKIIVSQPPELIIYTDVDRNLKFDPKIDKKQALLTGFNGRQHDHSLHSLTAGPDGKFYFNSGNCGAIFTDKTGKTFRMNTNYRGGAPEEYFYTPTHELKGAKSDDGFVWSSGFTVRMDPDGSNVEIVGHGYRNSYEQTLSSFGDMFQSDNDDYSSCRNSYVLEYGSAGYYSLDGQYKWQPERRAGQSVPKAHWRQDNPGTFDAGDVYGSGGPSGVAFYENGALGKKWEGMYLSSATSRNTVLGYFPKEAGATFELNRFNFFTTNKNPNQSESAEETEKRLYFRPSDVCVGPDGALYVADWYDPGTGGHNSIDNSCSGTIYRIAPKNFKSVVPKIDLTTIKGQIDVLKNPSPNVRYLGFEALKKSGGKSSGQLIQLLDHPNKFVAARAIWLLPHAGKKGMAKCLELLDSPKANHRLIAYRALRRANANMLPFAKKLSQDPNTAVRRDVALSLRHYSAKETAPLFIDLVKAIKGYDKNYVEAIGLGAGNKENEVWQALKKEFASNGPLAWNQAFARITWRLGPSDAIEDLRLRASSDSLTKEQRLFAVESLSFIKDKKSALALVQIAKTQKEISKETSDWIFKRATSDWADLDIAAEIKNIYDPEAIKVQGITVAAEKTPSKLKVPAISQLQGNADQGKGKIMICTMCHNINGAGPHYGPRLEGWAQKQSKDAVIHAIINPSQGLAHGFKGHEIILKDDTVVQGMLESKGDPLIVVSTGGLRQIIPKSKVKKIIPMKRSLMLSAEQLGLKEQDVADIVEYMKQWQ